In Lactococcus paracarnosus, a genomic segment contains:
- a CDS encoding ABC transporter permease — MYMLYKFELKKVVKTKLFLGVCLALLVTTLGAMWTVFYISPMGIGPKEMSKRSVVQYNQKFARQYEGDLTDSKIKEVLSDYLAFYKSRKQDRNKDQEEIPNNVFSYRIADAVLNPKDNLPNQVDKNPNVSIDDIPVKPISSLGINKDIKPIKLTSYYGWSDLYKMTEIICLPIVMAIIVACSGIFSSERAANIDQLLLATKHGRKRLTTSKICAVGLVSVTLFLVTSLLILGSFFIFYGFDGWNGSIQANFELATFTFPIALSHLQVYLVMLGIQLFNVLFISSLGILISSFTNSPFISMIISLVIFVIPKGLDKLFTVGTLPNKVQQYLPINNFSVDTILQKMTNNEEVLRNSFTANLLIIGVTASLVMVVSLVVTSTHQKKYYAS; from the coding sequence ATGTATATGTTATATAAATTTGAGCTGAAAAAGGTAGTCAAGACAAAATTATTTTTAGGTGTTTGCCTCGCTTTACTGGTAACCACTTTAGGGGCCATGTGGACTGTCTTCTACATATCTCCTATGGGGATTGGTCCCAAGGAGATGTCGAAGCGATCAGTTGTCCAGTATAACCAGAAATTTGCTAGACAGTATGAAGGCGATTTAACTGATAGTAAAATTAAGGAGGTTCTGAGTGATTATTTAGCTTTTTATAAGTCACGAAAACAAGACCGGAATAAAGACCAAGAGGAGATACCAAATAATGTCTTTTCCTATCGGATAGCTGATGCAGTGCTAAATCCTAAAGATAATCTGCCCAATCAAGTAGATAAAAATCCAAATGTATCGATAGATGACATACCAGTAAAGCCGATCAGTAGTTTGGGGATCAACAAAGATATAAAACCTATCAAATTAACAAGTTATTACGGGTGGTCCGATTTGTATAAGATGACAGAAATCATATGTCTCCCCATTGTGATGGCGATCATTGTGGCATGTTCGGGCATCTTTTCAAGCGAGCGTGCCGCAAATATAGATCAACTCTTGTTAGCGACTAAGCATGGTCGTAAGCGATTAACGACCTCGAAAATTTGTGCAGTAGGACTTGTTTCGGTTACTTTATTTCTTGTCACCAGTTTACTGATTTTGGGGTCATTCTTTATATTCTATGGCTTTGATGGCTGGAATGGCAGTATTCAGGCAAATTTTGAACTAGCAACATTTACCTTTCCAATCGCACTTAGCCACTTACAAGTTTATCTTGTCATGCTAGGCATTCAACTCTTTAACGTCCTATTTATCAGTAGTCTAGGTATTTTGATCTCCAGTTTTACAAATTCACCTTTTATATCTATGATCATATCATTAGTTATATTTGTTATACCAAAAGGCTTAGATAAACTCTTTACTGTAGGGACGTTACCCAACAAGGTGCAACAGTACTTGCCAATTAATAATTTTAGTGTCGATACCATCTTACAGAAGATGACTAATAACGAGGAAGTTTTGCGTAATAGTTTCACAGCAAATCTATTAATCATTGGCGTCACAGCAAGTTTGGTTATGGTGGTGAGTCTAGTCGTCACGAGCACACATCAAAAAAAATATTATGCATCATGA
- a CDS encoding peptidase domain-containing ABC transporter — protein sequence MIITRGILQHDQSDCGAAALASVFNMHRLLIPVTQLRETMRVDKSGASIYAIIKTAETYGIRGEGLVGDLEELAASIGSKTISLPAILHVEIKPQVGHFLVLINLTSQFAKVFDPAFGIKKLKITELNKLWTGNLIHFNSSDFKKSSRSVSKATIRKMKANNFMLSLFRHEKKSLVWITILSVATLIMSFLGSYLYKVIVDAIIQSTSKGNLVASIFILLAVLYAVQMTFSIIQGSAISRLSFRMSRSGTMAFYNKLSSLPNDFFNRFDSGNLISRFQSVPDLLDKVVIMVLDLCLLLSSIIGSSIVLMLISPVLYGLTILIMLLYGCLVLSFIKPMSEKNKAIQVNQAKTITLLRESVDGISTIKLSSSQSWFKSKLATVIDRLCLDISKLIQLSVTSESIVGFIESVGMMGIFCLGSIFVTKKTITLGELIVFNSLMIYFFSPAKKLMMMQKDVQDAKVLYDRIKDVMYATTELERVSRFVSPSAGIRNNYLALNGVSFSYNLDQVILNQIDITIEQYAKVGIIGKSGSGKTTVIKLLATLLFPDKGVMSYRGQLINKENLITYRQKMTYVDQESFAFEGNLYDNIVMGMTNIDEDWLGTLCQVFDIFDMSNQGLALYILENGKNLSGGQKQKLGLVRALLTKPEILILDEATSKIDKASEEKIIDFIMTIEKMTVISVFHNLDLVDKYETILNVAQNGIYEPLKHN from the coding sequence TTGATCATTACAAGGGGGATTTTACAGCATGATCAGTCTGACTGTGGTGCTGCCGCGCTAGCTAGTGTCTTTAACATGCATCGTCTGTTAATACCTGTTACCCAGTTAAGAGAAACGATGCGAGTTGATAAATCAGGAGCTAGTATCTACGCAATCATTAAGACAGCTGAAACGTATGGTATCAGAGGAGAAGGGTTAGTAGGGGATTTAGAGGAGCTAGCAGCTAGTATTGGCAGTAAGACCATTTCTTTACCAGCGATTTTACATGTTGAAATTAAACCTCAGGTAGGGCACTTTCTCGTGCTGATCAACTTAACTAGTCAATTTGCAAAGGTTTTTGATCCTGCATTCGGTATAAAAAAATTAAAAATAACAGAACTAAATAAACTCTGGACTGGTAATTTGATTCATTTTAACAGTTCTGATTTTAAAAAGTCATCTAGAAGTGTTTCGAAAGCGACGATAAGAAAAATGAAAGCTAACAATTTCATGCTTTCACTGTTTCGTCATGAAAAAAAATCTTTAGTTTGGATCACTATTTTATCCGTAGCGACTTTAATCATGTCATTCTTAGGCAGTTATTTGTATAAAGTCATCGTAGACGCAATCATTCAAAGTACATCAAAAGGTAATCTGGTAGCATCAATCTTTATTTTGCTAGCAGTTCTGTATGCTGTTCAAATGACTTTTAGTATCATTCAAGGAAGTGCTATTTCTAGATTAAGCTTTAGAATGAGCAGATCAGGAACGATGGCATTCTATAATAAATTATCTAGCCTACCCAATGATTTTTTCAATAGATTCGATTCTGGTAATCTTATCTCTAGGTTTCAGTCAGTTCCAGATTTACTAGACAAAGTCGTTATCATGGTATTAGACTTATGTTTGTTGCTCTCATCAATTATTGGCAGCTCAATTGTTTTAATGTTGATCAGCCCTGTTTTGTATGGTCTCACGATCTTAATTATGCTCCTTTACGGCTGTCTTGTTTTATCTTTTATCAAACCGATGAGCGAAAAAAATAAGGCAATACAGGTAAACCAAGCAAAAACGATTACGCTTTTAAGGGAGTCTGTGGACGGTATTAGTACGATAAAATTGAGTTCAAGCCAGTCGTGGTTCAAATCAAAACTAGCAACGGTTATCGATCGGTTATGTCTAGATATTTCAAAACTGATACAACTATCTGTCACATCAGAATCCATAGTTGGCTTTATTGAGAGTGTTGGGATGATGGGGATATTTTGTTTAGGGAGTATCTTTGTAACAAAAAAAACGATTACTTTAGGTGAGTTAATTGTCTTTAATTCATTAATGATTTACTTTTTCAGTCCCGCCAAAAAACTGATGATGATGCAAAAAGATGTACAAGATGCTAAAGTGCTTTATGATAGAATAAAAGATGTGATGTATGCGACTACTGAACTGGAAAGAGTTAGTAGATTTGTATCTCCATCAGCTGGCATAAGGAATAACTATTTGGCTTTGAATGGTGTAAGCTTTTCCTATAATCTAGATCAAGTTATACTGAATCAGATCGATATCACGATTGAACAGTATGCTAAAGTAGGGATAATAGGAAAGAGTGGGAGTGGCAAAACGACCGTCATCAAACTTCTAGCCACGTTATTATTTCCAGATAAAGGAGTTATGAGTTATCGTGGGCAACTCATTAATAAGGAAAACTTGATAACATATAGACAAAAGATGACGTATGTTGATCAAGAGTCTTTTGCATTTGAGGGAAACCTGTATGATAATATTGTGATGGGAATGACCAATATTGATGAAGATTGGTTAGGTACTCTGTGTCAAGTATTTGATATTTTTGATATGAGCAATCAAGGATTGGCCCTGTATATATTGGAGAATGGGAAAAATTTATCAGGTGGACAGAAACAAAAACTAGGATTGGTTAGAGCATTATTGACTAAACCAGAGATTTTAATCCTTGATGAGGCCACAAGCAAGATAGACAAAGCATCCGAGGAAAAAATCATAGATTTTATAATGACTATTGAAAAAATGACCGTTATTTCTGTATTTCATAACTTAGACCTGGTTGACAAGTATGAAACGATACTAAACGTTGCGCAAAACGGAATTTATGAACCACTTAAACATAACTGA
- a CDS encoding Tex family protein yields the protein MENNEHIKKIADLLTISPKQVNQVLDLTAEGNTIPFIARYRKEVTGELDEVQIKAIVDEHDRVIKLTDRKTAVLAKIEELGKLSDDLKQTILAAEKLSEVEEYYLPYKTKRRTKAMIAKERGLFGLAKVIMQNGDVAGQAETFLNDDVLTAADAITGALDILSEAISEDVKMRAWVLTELKQNGRLVTSEKDSSLDEKQVFQMYYDFSDSLSDIPNYRVLAVNRGEKLGILTVKFEHNWDKMIAMFENRYNAKQNAHLKTAIHDALKSKIVPAMERNVRAELKERAEDGAIETFGKNLRNLLLVAPLKGKVILGFDPAFRTGAKIAIVDKTGKMLMTTVIYPVKPASAKQIEQAKVELAKLVMTYEVEMIAIGNGTASRESEQFVSDVIKAHNLSAKYVIVSESGASVYSASPIARDEFPDLTVEKRSAISIARRLQDPLAELVKIEPKAIGVGQYQHDVSEKKLTDNLDFVVETVVNQVGVNVNTASASLLAHVAGLNATIAKNIVTYREANGMINSRKEINKVPRLGAKAFEQAAGFLRIPTSDNVLDHTGVHPESYPVVAQLFTELGIDELADEARAKLKQADLKQLAEKLSVGQSTLKDIISDLLKPGRDLRDEFDAPILRSDVLSVKDLRVGQKLEGVVRNVVDFGAFVDIGIKEDGLVHVSRMSKKFIKDPSSVLAVGQIVTVWVYQIDQSRGGKVGLSMIELPPQAKADDK from the coding sequence ATGGAAAATAATGAACATATCAAGAAAATAGCTGATCTATTGACGATTTCACCCAAGCAAGTCAATCAAGTTTTAGACTTGACTGCCGAAGGCAATACGATTCCCTTTATTGCCCGTTATCGGAAAGAAGTGACTGGTGAGTTAGATGAAGTACAGATAAAAGCGATTGTTGATGAACATGATCGTGTGATCAAGTTAACTGATCGTAAGACAGCCGTACTTGCAAAGATTGAGGAGCTAGGCAAGCTGTCTGATGACCTGAAGCAAACGATTCTTGCTGCTGAAAAGTTATCAGAGGTTGAAGAGTACTACCTCCCATATAAAACCAAGCGCCGTACCAAAGCGATGATTGCCAAAGAACGTGGTTTATTTGGTCTGGCCAAAGTAATCATGCAAAATGGTGATGTGGCTGGTCAAGCTGAGACCTTTCTAAACGATGATGTGCTGACAGCTGCTGATGCCATAACAGGGGCACTGGATATCTTATCTGAGGCGATTTCTGAGGATGTCAAAATGCGTGCCTGGGTCCTAACTGAGCTCAAGCAAAATGGTCGATTGGTGACCAGTGAAAAAGATAGCAGTCTGGATGAGAAACAGGTTTTTCAGATGTACTATGACTTTTCAGATAGCCTATCAGACATCCCCAACTATCGTGTGCTAGCCGTTAACCGAGGTGAAAAACTTGGTATCTTGACGGTCAAATTTGAGCATAATTGGGATAAGATGATTGCTATGTTTGAGAATCGCTATAATGCCAAACAAAATGCCCATTTAAAAACTGCCATTCATGACGCACTCAAGTCAAAAATCGTGCCAGCCATGGAAAGAAATGTACGTGCAGAACTCAAAGAACGTGCCGAAGATGGGGCGATTGAAACCTTTGGTAAGAATCTACGCAACTTACTCCTTGTTGCGCCTTTAAAAGGTAAGGTTATTCTAGGATTTGACCCTGCCTTTAGGACGGGGGCTAAAATCGCCATTGTCGATAAGACAGGTAAGATGTTGATGACTACTGTGATTTACCCCGTTAAACCAGCCTCTGCTAAACAGATCGAGCAGGCTAAGGTTGAGTTGGCAAAACTCGTTATGACTTATGAAGTAGAGATGATTGCTATTGGTAACGGAACGGCATCACGTGAGAGTGAACAGTTTGTGTCTGATGTCATTAAAGCGCATAACTTATCTGCCAAGTACGTGATTGTCTCAGAGAGTGGGGCGTCAGTTTATTCAGCAAGTCCGATCGCACGTGACGAGTTCCCAGACTTGACTGTCGAGAAACGCTCGGCTATTTCGATCGCCCGTCGCTTGCAGGATCCTTTAGCTGAATTAGTTAAGATAGAACCTAAAGCGATCGGTGTTGGTCAGTACCAGCATGATGTGTCTGAGAAGAAATTAACGGATAATCTGGATTTTGTCGTTGAAACAGTGGTAAACCAAGTCGGCGTTAATGTCAACACGGCAAGTGCCAGTTTACTTGCTCATGTGGCGGGACTTAATGCAACGATTGCTAAAAATATCGTCACCTACCGTGAGGCAAATGGGATGATCAACTCACGTAAGGAAATTAATAAAGTCCCACGTTTGGGTGCGAAAGCATTTGAACAGGCAGCTGGTTTCTTACGTATTCCGACGAGTGATAATGTACTTGATCATACGGGTGTCCATCCAGAATCTTATCCGGTGGTTGCACAACTGTTTACTGAGCTTGGTATTGACGAATTAGCTGATGAAGCGCGTGCCAAACTCAAACAGGCTGATTTAAAGCAGCTAGCTGAAAAGTTAAGTGTTGGACAGTCGACATTAAAAGATATCATATCTGATTTGTTAAAACCAGGTCGGGACTTACGTGATGAATTTGATGCACCGATTTTACGATCTGACGTCTTATCTGTTAAAGATTTACGTGTGGGCCAAAAATTAGAAGGCGTTGTCAGAAATGTCGTTGATTTTGGTGCCTTTGTTGATATTGGAATCAAAGAAGATGGTTTAGTTCACGTCTCTCGTATGTCTAAAAAATTCATCAAAGATCCATCTAGTGTCTTAGCTGTTGGTCAGATCGTAACCGTTTGGGTCTATCAGATAGATCAAAGCCGAGGTGGAAAAGTTGGTCTATCAATGATTGAGTTACCACCACAAGCTAAAGCTGATGACAAGTAA
- a CDS encoding SprT family protein — MTSKNDALLALVRWVSLVDFAKPFEHEARFNGRLRSTGGRFFPKDLHLDFNEKMYDAFSEDVFRQIVQHELVHYHLYRAGKGYRHRDADFKVLLTQVGGLRFAPALPDTSFLVYQCMSCKQVYQRRRKIDLKKYRCGKCGKPLQFVKGKELNL, encoded by the coding sequence ATGACAAGTAAAAATGATGCCTTATTAGCCCTTGTTAGATGGGTTTCGCTGGTTGATTTTGCTAAACCTTTTGAGCATGAGGCTAGATTTAATGGTCGCTTGCGGTCTACAGGTGGCCGTTTCTTTCCCAAAGACCTCCATCTAGATTTTAATGAAAAGATGTATGATGCCTTTTCTGAGGATGTCTTTCGGCAGATTGTGCAACATGAGCTGGTGCATTACCATCTATATAGAGCAGGTAAGGGTTATCGTCATAGGGATGCAGATTTTAAGGTCTTACTTACACAAGTAGGTGGCTTAAGATTTGCCCCCGCCTTACCTGATACGTCCTTCCTCGTTTATCAGTGTATGAGCTGTAAGCAGGTGTATCAGAGACGTAGAAAAATTGATCTTAAAAAATATCGGTGTGGTAAATGTGGCAAACCGTTACAATTTGTTAAGGGAAAGGAGCTTAATCTTTGA
- a CDS encoding DNA/RNA non-specific endonuclease, with protein MKKSDEKKLIKATEKVFKGLTKTQQLIAVLIVAVGFGTYYFVSQSTHEQPARQEKRITATDAAEFLELKWDGSDKYYTEINGGKSTFSDADLKQNTTSDYWIAFSKLDQLNRANQANARLSYTQYMKIKKMKRPRIPNNPVGWYYKGRSNNQDILFNNTPLTLYNRSHLIAWMFSGDVGSPKNLVTGTRAMNSPGMQDFETKISDVLYRDRLHVRYQVTPIYQYNELLPRGMHMMAKSVEDDGKACDINVYVFNIQPNYQIDYTTGVGQKMH; from the coding sequence TTGAAAAAATCAGATGAGAAAAAATTGATTAAGGCAACAGAAAAAGTTTTTAAAGGCTTAACGAAAACCCAGCAACTCATTGCTGTTCTCATCGTAGCGGTTGGGTTTGGTACCTATTACTTTGTATCACAATCGACGCATGAACAGCCAGCACGACAAGAGAAACGCATCACGGCAACTGATGCTGCTGAATTTCTTGAGTTGAAGTGGGATGGCTCGGATAAGTATTATACGGAGATCAATGGTGGGAAGTCAACATTTTCAGATGCTGATTTAAAGCAAAATACCACATCAGATTACTGGATAGCATTTTCAAAATTGGATCAGCTAAATAGAGCGAATCAGGCTAATGCCCGTCTCAGTTATACACAGTATATGAAGATTAAAAAAATGAAGCGGCCCAGGATTCCAAATAATCCCGTTGGCTGGTATTATAAGGGACGCTCAAATAATCAGGATATCTTGTTTAATAACACACCTCTGACCTTATATAATCGGAGCCATCTTATCGCTTGGATGTTTTCTGGTGATGTTGGCAGTCCCAAAAATTTGGTAACTGGTACTCGGGCCATGAATTCACCTGGCATGCAGGACTTCGAAACCAAGATTTCTGATGTCTTGTATCGGGATAGGTTGCACGTCCGCTACCAAGTTACCCCAATATATCAATATAATGAGTTATTACCACGTGGCATGCACATGATGGCAAAGTCTGTCGAAGATGACGGTAAAGCGTGTGATATCAATGTTTATGTGTTTAATATTCAGCCCAATTATCAAATCGACTACACGACAGGTGTCGGTCAAAAGATGCATTAA
- the add gene encoding adenosine deaminase, producing the protein MCLSRTELNQLPKIELHCHLDGSISMATIRVLAEKARISIPESDEALRLKITAPESAESLLDYLAPFDFVLPMLQTQEALELAAYDLISQAKADHVRYIEVRFAPTLHTAGGLSLEQVVVAVTKGLAKGEADFAVKSNALLCGMRHESVDTIMKVVDLFSKGELTHVAGFDLAGGEADGYVSDFASILETVKERGIPLTLHAGECGCAQNVMDAIELGATRIGHGVAIKDMPDKWAELIDKKITLEMAPTSNIQTKAIDKAENYPFKTLFDAGVRVTINTDNRTVSDTTLTDEYVKLADWFGFDEAVFRQVARYAFEASFMSPQQRADLADEFML; encoded by the coding sequence ATGTGCTTATCGCGTACTGAATTAAATCAACTCCCTAAGATAGAATTGCATTGCCATCTAGATGGCTCGATTTCGATGGCTACGATCCGCGTCTTAGCTGAAAAAGCTAGGATCAGTATTCCAGAGTCAGATGAGGCATTGCGTCTTAAAATAACAGCACCAGAAAGTGCTGAAAGTCTGTTGGATTATTTGGCACCATTTGATTTTGTATTACCGATGTTACAAACACAAGAGGCACTAGAGCTTGCAGCCTATGATTTGATTTCGCAGGCGAAGGCAGATCATGTTCGCTATATCGAAGTCCGATTTGCGCCAACGCTGCATACTGCAGGGGGACTTAGTCTAGAGCAAGTTGTTGTGGCGGTAACAAAAGGGTTGGCAAAAGGAGAAGCCGATTTTGCTGTCAAATCTAATGCGTTACTTTGCGGTATGCGGCATGAATCTGTTGATACGATCATGAAAGTGGTTGACCTATTTTCAAAAGGTGAGTTAACGCATGTAGCGGGATTTGATCTGGCTGGTGGAGAAGCAGATGGTTACGTTTCAGACTTTGCTTCTATCCTTGAAACGGTCAAGGAACGTGGTATTCCATTGACACTGCACGCAGGTGAATGTGGGTGTGCGCAAAATGTCATGGATGCGATTGAGTTAGGCGCAACACGTATCGGTCATGGCGTTGCCATCAAAGATATGCCTGACAAATGGGCTGAGCTGATCGATAAAAAAATTACCTTAGAAATGGCACCAACATCAAACATTCAAACAAAAGCGATAGATAAAGCTGAAAACTATCCCTTTAAGACCTTATTTGATGCAGGTGTTAGGGTAACCATCAATACAGATAATCGAACTGTTTCTGATACCACACTGACAGACGAGTATGTGAAACTTGCCGACTGGTTTGGCTTTGATGAAGCAGTCTTTCGGCAAGTGGCCCGCTACGCTTTTGAAGCAAGCTTCATGTCACCGCAACAACGTGCTGACTTGGCAGATGAGTTTATGCTGTGA
- the rnjA gene encoding ribonuclease J1, which yields MSDNSYTNLAITPDEVAVFAIGGLGEIGKNTYGVEYQDEIIIVDAGIKFPEDDLLGVDYVIPDYSYIVENQDRIKGVFITHGHEDHIGGIPFLLKQANVPIYAGPLSLALIRGKLEEHGLLRDAKLFEIQPDDVIAFKHLKLSFFRTTHSIPEPIAMVVDTPQGKIVATGDFKFDFTPVGEPADLHRMAALGDEGVLLLLSDSTNAEIPTFSHSEKVVGASIQKIFERIEGRIIFASFASNIFRLQQAVEAAVKTGRKIVVFGRSMEKAIVNGIELGYIKAPKDTFIEPGEVNQFQPHELLIMCTGSQGEPMAALSRISNGMHRFVTLQMGDTVVFSSNAIPGNTHGVNQLINRISEAGAKVIYGKMNNVHTSGHGGQQEQKLMLRLIKPKYFMPVHGEYRMLKIHSGLAQDTGVLKENCFIFENGDVLALTADSARPAGHFNAQDTYVDGNGIGDIGNAVLRDRHELSEDGVVLAVATVDFKSKMILAGPDMLSRGFIYMRESGDLIRSGQRVLFNAIRKAMNAENANEASVSRAMTEAIKPFFYRELEREPIIIPMILTPDKK from the coding sequence ATGAGCGATAATAGTTACACCAATTTAGCCATAACCCCCGATGAAGTGGCAGTCTTTGCCATTGGTGGACTGGGAGAAATTGGTAAGAACACCTATGGTGTTGAATATCAAGATGAGATTATCATCGTTGATGCTGGGATCAAATTCCCAGAAGATGATTTACTAGGTGTCGACTATGTCATTCCTGACTATAGTTACATCGTTGAAAACCAAGACCGAATTAAGGGTGTTTTCATCACCCATGGTCACGAAGACCATATTGGTGGGATTCCTTTCTTACTCAAACAGGCTAACGTTCCGATTTACGCAGGACCTTTGTCACTGGCTTTGATCCGCGGTAAACTTGAAGAACACGGTCTGTTACGGGATGCCAAATTATTTGAAATCCAACCAGACGATGTCATCGCTTTCAAACACTTGAAACTCTCGTTCTTCCGGACGACTCACTCGATACCTGAACCAATCGCCATGGTCGTTGATACCCCACAAGGTAAGATTGTTGCGACTGGTGACTTTAAATTTGACTTTACCCCTGTTGGTGAACCTGCCGATCTACATCGTATGGCAGCACTTGGTGATGAGGGTGTGTTACTATTACTTTCGGATTCTACAAATGCTGAAATCCCGACTTTTTCTCATTCAGAAAAAGTTGTCGGCGCATCTATCCAAAAAATATTTGAACGTATCGAAGGCCGGATTATCTTTGCCTCATTCGCATCAAACATCTTCCGCCTCCAACAAGCCGTTGAAGCTGCCGTAAAAACTGGCCGTAAAATCGTGGTCTTTGGTCGCTCTATGGAAAAAGCAATCGTTAATGGGATTGAGCTTGGCTATATCAAAGCACCAAAAGATACCTTCATCGAGCCTGGAGAAGTTAACCAATTCCAACCACATGAATTATTGATCATGTGTACGGGTTCTCAAGGTGAACCGATGGCGGCACTTAGCCGTATCTCTAATGGCATGCACCGTTTTGTTACCCTTCAAATGGGTGATACTGTCGTCTTCTCCTCTAATGCGATCCCTGGTAATACACATGGTGTTAACCAACTGATTAACCGCATTTCAGAAGCTGGCGCTAAAGTTATCTACGGTAAGATGAACAACGTCCATACATCTGGTCATGGTGGACAACAAGAACAAAAACTCATGCTTCGTTTGATCAAACCTAAGTATTTCATGCCTGTTCATGGTGAATACCGCATGTTGAAAATCCATTCTGGTCTTGCACAAGACACTGGTGTACTTAAGGAAAACTGTTTCATCTTTGAAAATGGTGATGTTCTTGCCCTCACTGCCGATTCTGCACGACCTGCCGGTCATTTCAATGCCCAAGATACTTATGTAGATGGAAATGGCATCGGAGATATCGGTAACGCTGTCTTACGTGATCGCCATGAACTTTCAGAAGATGGTGTCGTACTTGCTGTTGCTACAGTTGACTTCAAAAGTAAGATGATTCTTGCCGGTCCTGACATGCTCAGCCGTGGCTTTATCTACATGCGTGAGTCTGGTGACTTGATTCGTTCAGGCCAACGCGTCTTGTTTAATGCTATTCGTAAAGCAATGAATGCTGAAAATGCAAATGAAGCAAGTGTCTCACGTGCCATGACAGAAGCAATCAAACCCTTCTTCTACCGTGAATTAGAACGTGAACCCATCATCATACCGATGATTTTAACACCTGATAAAAAATAA
- a CDS encoding RNA polymerase epsilon subunit has protein sequence MLFKVFYQETKKRSPKRETTHSLYLELDTTDVRSGVIQAREIMRDHTDFHVEFIDAISDEQAEYEKEAAHFSITTF, from the coding sequence ATGTTATTTAAAGTCTTTTATCAAGAAACAAAAAAACGTAGCCCTAAACGCGAAACAACACATTCACTATACCTAGAATTGGATACAACAGACGTCCGTAGTGGTGTCATCCAAGCACGCGAAATCATGCGTGACCACACTGATTTTCATGTTGAATTCATTGATGCGATCAGTGATGAACAAGCTGAATACGAAAAAGAAGCAGCACATTTTTCAATCACAACCTTTTAA
- the tsaB gene encoding tRNA (adenosine(37)-N6)-threonylcarbamoyltransferase complex dimerization subunit type 1 TsaB has product MKLLAFDTSSQALSVALCEDDCLLGKIDLNIKKNHSLTLMPAIDFLMKNAGVKPQELDRIAVAMGPGSYTGLRIAVTTAKTLASTLNIDLVGVSSLAAIAANATVTGKIVPILDARRQNVYAGVYQDKGLISAEGHMSLEQLLHTLKEEDDLYFTGEIAQFRDSIRQALPNASFIDNPERRLPNAYEIAYLGINAVPVNVDFFAPEYLKKVEAEEKWLETHAHDEATDANYIKKI; this is encoded by the coding sequence ATGAAACTATTAGCTTTTGATACCTCTAGTCAAGCATTATCTGTCGCCTTGTGCGAAGATGATTGCTTACTCGGTAAAATTGATCTGAATATAAAGAAAAATCACAGCCTAACCTTAATGCCAGCTATTGATTTTTTAATGAAAAATGCTGGTGTTAAGCCGCAAGAACTGGATAGAATTGCTGTTGCCATGGGCCCGGGCAGTTATACTGGCCTTAGAATTGCCGTAACGACAGCTAAAACATTGGCTAGCACGTTAAATATTGACTTAGTTGGTGTATCAAGTCTCGCGGCTATTGCAGCAAATGCGACTGTTACTGGCAAAATAGTTCCCATATTAGATGCAAGACGCCAAAATGTCTATGCCGGTGTTTACCAGGATAAAGGCTTGATTAGTGCAGAAGGTCATATGTCACTTGAGCAGTTATTGCATACACTCAAGGAAGAGGATGATCTTTATTTTACTGGCGAGATTGCCCAATTTCGCGACAGCATTCGCCAGGCATTACCGAATGCGAGTTTTATAGACAATCCAGAACGGCGTTTGCCAAATGCCTATGAAATTGCCTACTTAGGCATCAATGCGGTGCCTGTTAACGTGGATTTCTTTGCACCTGAATATTTGAAGAAAGTTGAAGCGGAAGAAAAATGGTTGGAGACGCATGCGCATGATGAAGCAACTGATGCAAACTATATCAAAAAAATTTGA